One Ardenticatenales bacterium DNA segment encodes these proteins:
- a CDS encoding ROK family protein codes for MHRLGIDVGGTGIKGALVHIHRGELATERLRILTPKPATPDAVISVIQELVDHFAYSGPLGVGFPAAILNGVVKTAANVDQTWIDYDGQTKISEATGCPVKLVNDADAAGLAEVRFGAGRQQKGVVFVFTLGTGIGSALFVDGRLVPNTELGHLYLPNQAHDAEYTASERARIEQELTWEAWAANLDAYLRHIYGLFWPNLIILGGGGSKKLDRFLPYLTVPVRIVPAELGNEAGIVGAALATELLD; via the coding sequence ATGCATAGACTCGGCATTGACGTCGGGGGAACAGGTATCAAAGGGGCGCTCGTGCATATACATAGGGGAGAATTGGCGACGGAACGCCTCCGTATTTTGACCCCCAAACCGGCCACGCCCGACGCCGTCATTAGCGTGATTCAAGAGTTGGTAGACCATTTTGCCTACAGCGGCCCGCTGGGTGTGGGATTTCCGGCGGCGATTCTGAACGGCGTGGTGAAAACAGCGGCCAACGTGGACCAGACCTGGATCGACTACGACGGGCAGACGAAAATCAGTGAAGCCACCGGCTGCCCGGTGAAGCTGGTGAATGACGCGGACGCGGCGGGATTAGCAGAGGTGCGCTTTGGCGCGGGGCGGCAGCAAAAGGGCGTGGTGTTCGTCTTCACGCTGGGCACGGGCATCGGCAGCGCCCTGTTTGTGGATGGGCGGTTGGTGCCCAACACGGAGTTGGGGCACCTCTATCTACCCAACCAGGCGCATGACGCCGAATATACCGCGTCGGAACGGGCGCGGATTGAGCAAGAGCTGACGTGGGAGGCGTGGGCGGCAAACCTGGATGCGTATCTGCGGCATATTTATGGCCTCTTCTGGCCGAATTTGATTATTCTGGGCGGCGGCGGTAGCAAGAAGCTAGACCGTTTTCTGCCTTATCTGACGGTTCCGGTGCGGATTGTGCCGGCAGAATTAGGCAACGAAGCAGGTATTGTCGGCGCCGCGCTGGCCACCGAACTCCTTGACTGA
- a CDS encoding patatin-like phospholipase family protein: MKLGLALGGGGARGAAHIGFLMALRELGVWPDLITGTSAGAIIGALVAAGMDLAAIAAFWTEINLPQLFSLPGSKPAFTDNVKAEALIESAIGRPTFADLKIPLAVVAVDLVHRQEVVLDEGDVISAVLASAAYPILAPPVQRNGMLLIDGGVLNNVPFDVARARGATYVLAIDLSNTAPYGTVVEPSASAPGLLGKALTATQRRPIWQVASAVSDILTTQGVRARMAISPPDLLVRPNVGTLGLFDFHRTGEGVDAGKKAAQNASETLQKLVAKVTAHDKLQQTENKLPGERSNA, encoded by the coding sequence ATGAAACTCGGATTGGCTTTGGGCGGCGGCGGCGCGCGCGGCGCCGCCCACATCGGCTTTCTCATGGCACTGCGAGAGCTAGGCGTGTGGCCGGACCTGATCACGGGGACCAGCGCCGGCGCGATTATTGGCGCATTGGTGGCGGCGGGGATGGACCTGGCCGCCATTGCCGCGTTTTGGACCGAGATCAACCTGCCCCAACTGTTTTCGCTCCCCGGCAGCAAACCCGCCTTCACGGATAATGTGAAAGCGGAGGCGCTGATTGAGAGCGCGATTGGTCGTCCAACATTCGCGGACCTGAAGATACCGCTGGCGGTGGTCGCGGTGGATCTGGTACACCGCCAGGAGGTGGTGCTGGATGAGGGGGACGTGATTTCGGCGGTTTTGGCGTCGGCGGCGTACCCGATTTTGGCCCCACCGGTGCAACGGAATGGGATGCTGCTGATCGATGGGGGCGTGTTGAACAATGTCCCCTTCGATGTGGCGCGCGCGCGCGGCGCAACCTATGTCCTGGCCATTGATTTAAGCAATACGGCGCCTTATGGCACGGTGGTGGAGCCATCGGCCAGCGCGCCGGGCTTGTTGGGTAAGGCGCTGACGGCCACGCAGCGGCGGCCTATCTGGCAGGTGGCTTCGGCGGTGTCGGATATTCTAACGACGCAGGGGGTGCGGGCGCGGATGGCGATTTCGCCGCCGGATTTGCTGGTGCGACCCAATGTGGGCACGCTTGGGTTGTTTGATTTTCATCGGACGGGAGAGGGCGTGGATGCCGGCAAAAAAGCAGCCCAAAACGCAAGCGAAACCCTGCAAAAACTGGTCGCAAAAGTAACAGCACACGACAAATTGCAGCAAACAGAGAATAAACTTCCAGGAGAACGCAGCAATGCATAG
- a CDS encoding thymidine phosphorylase — MNITNLIETKRDGGELSAAQIEWFVRAYTAGDIPDYQAAALTMAVYIRGMNRQETVALTLAMAHSGDMLDLHDVVPFTVDKHSSGGVGDKTTLVVQPLVAACGLPVGKMSGRGLGSSGGTLDKMEAIRGWSSDLTLAQFRRQLAEIGLVLAGQTARLAPADGKLYALRDVTGTVSSLPLIASSIMSKKLAGGADAIVLDVKLGSGAFMPTVAAARALAEMMVGIGKDAGKKTTALLSDMNQPLGHAIGNALEVREAIATLRGGGPVDFWSHCQEVAAHMLLLGNRADTLDAAREMAAAARANGTGLAKFRQMVAAQGGDIHQVDSPDTLPQAAFIETVSAPREGYVAALDTGAIGWACVHLGGGRLQKGATIDHSVGMVMPTKIGDWRQAGDPVCVIHANAQDHLDAARQAILAAITWSDTPVSPLPHFYGTVS; from the coding sequence ATGAACATCACCAACTTAATTGAGACAAAACGAGACGGGGGCGAGCTGAGCGCGGCACAGATCGAATGGTTTGTGCGCGCCTACACAGCGGGGGACATCCCCGATTATCAAGCAGCGGCGCTGACGATGGCCGTGTACATTCGCGGCATGAATCGGCAGGAAACTGTGGCCCTGACCCTGGCCATGGCCCATTCCGGGGATATGTTGGACCTGCACGATGTGGTTCCCTTCACGGTGGATAAGCATTCGTCGGGCGGCGTGGGGGATAAGACGACGCTGGTGGTGCAACCATTGGTGGCGGCATGTGGCCTGCCCGTGGGTAAGATGAGTGGGCGCGGCCTCGGTTCCAGCGGCGGCACGCTGGACAAGATGGAGGCGATTCGCGGCTGGTCGTCTGATCTGACGCTGGCGCAATTTCGGCGGCAGTTAGCGGAGATTGGTCTGGTGTTGGCCGGGCAGACGGCGCGACTGGCCCCCGCGGATGGCAAGCTGTACGCGCTGCGGGATGTGACGGGGACGGTGAGCAGTTTACCGTTGATCGCGTCCTCGATTATGTCAAAAAAACTGGCCGGGGGCGCGGATGCCATTGTCCTGGATGTAAAGTTGGGCAGCGGGGCGTTTATGCCCACGGTGGCGGCGGCGCGGGCGCTGGCGGAGATGATGGTGGGGATTGGCAAGGATGCCGGCAAAAAAACCACCGCCCTTCTCTCCGACATGAACCAACCCCTGGGACACGCCATCGGCAACGCTTTGGAAGTCAGAGAAGCCATCGCCACCCTCCGCGGCGGCGGCCCCGTCGACTTCTGGTCCCACTGCCAGGAGGTCGCCGCGCACATGCTGCTGCTGGGGAACCGCGCGGACACGCTGGATGCGGCCAGAGAGATGGCCGCCGCCGCCCGCGCCAACGGCACTGGCCTGGCGAAATTCCGCCAGATGGTGGCGGCGCAAGGCGGGGACATCCACCAGGTGGACTCCCCCGACACACTGCCCCAGGCGGCATTTATAGAAACCGTTTCCGCGCCACGAGAGGGCTACGTGGCAGCCCTGGACACCGGAGCCATTGGTTGGGCATGCGTACATTTGGGCGGCGGGCGCCTGCAAAAAGGAGCGACAATCGACCATAGCGTGGGGATGGTGATGCCCACGAAGATCGGCGACTGGCGACAGGCAGGCGATCCCGTTTGCGTCATTCACGCCAACGCGCAAGACCACCTGGATGCGGCGCGTCAGGCCATCCTGGCCGCCATCACCTGGTCCGACACCCCCGTTTCCCCACTTCCCCATTTCTACGGAACCGTATCATGA
- a CDS encoding AAA family ATPase: MQRLIVRDFMAVNQAELEVANTLLLIGEQASGKSTLAKLIYFFKSLRDEYVALLVDSDGPDLHLQRAFWALIGKKFYRIFGSIQKLAKFDIKYYFSEQKHIHLCQGEFPDGRKKLVITISGNDWYYELTQGEGKRLLQQLHRYSEKRFDFESAAYRRTLRDVASFTFRSFVDDTQTLVFHPAGRNATVAFNDFFEQAFSQSLAVSIGTSDSYGEDEFSSPIPTSSATKLDKDIYLMYQFMRHVANIKTVFRGNDFESLIGDKIAREFNGSNSRGNPALPLLIAKVNQILKGTYDHSNYEKIKFDGGEVSLTDASSGQQEVIRILQDIFLVVLNKEKGCRIIEEPEAHLFPTAQKLLLEMIALMINSTNSQIVLTTHSPYILSVINILLFTHQVKGKDDQLWLEPDQCRVYALTSDGHCHSVLDTETKLIDQNVLDSVSLELANHFNRLYQMFLET; the protein is encoded by the coding sequence ATGCAGCGATTAATTGTCAGAGACTTCATGGCCGTCAACCAGGCCGAACTTGAGGTTGCGAATACGCTCCTATTAATTGGAGAACAAGCCAGCGGCAAAAGCACGTTAGCCAAACTCATTTATTTCTTCAAGTCTCTGCGAGACGAGTACGTTGCCCTCCTCGTTGATTCTGACGGGCCTGATTTGCATCTCCAAAGAGCTTTTTGGGCGCTCATTGGAAAAAAATTCTATCGTATTTTTGGTTCTATCCAAAAGCTGGCTAAGTTCGACATCAAGTATTATTTTTCGGAACAGAAACACATTCATCTGTGCCAGGGCGAATTCCCTGATGGTCGAAAAAAACTGGTTATCACAATATCTGGCAATGACTGGTACTATGAACTCACTCAGGGTGAGGGAAAGCGTCTCCTTCAGCAGTTGCACAGGTACTCAGAAAAACGATTTGACTTTGAAAGCGCTGCCTATCGTCGCACTTTGCGAGACGTCGCGTCTTTTACTTTCAGGTCATTTGTTGACGATACGCAAACATTGGTCTTTCATCCTGCCGGGCGCAATGCAACTGTGGCCTTCAACGATTTTTTTGAACAGGCTTTCTCACAATCATTGGCCGTATCAATCGGAACGTCTGATTCTTACGGTGAGGATGAGTTCTCATCCCCCATTCCCACTTCATCCGCGACGAAGCTTGATAAAGATATTTACCTGATGTACCAATTTATGCGACACGTCGCAAATATAAAGACGGTTTTCCGTGGAAATGATTTCGAGAGTTTAATCGGGGACAAAATCGCACGGGAATTCAATGGTAGCAATAGTAGAGGCAACCCGGCATTGCCATTGTTGATAGCCAAAGTGAATCAAATTCTCAAGGGAACTTATGACCATTCTAATTACGAGAAAATCAAATTCGATGGCGGAGAGGTCTCTTTAACGGATGCTTCTTCAGGACAACAAGAGGTGATCCGCATTTTGCAAGATATTTTTCTTGTTGTCCTGAATAAAGAAAAAGGCTGCCGCATCATAGAGGAACCGGAAGCACATCTGTTTCCAACAGCGCAAAAACTACTGTTAGAAATGATAGCTTTAATGATTAACAGCACGAACAGCCAGATTGTTTTGACAACGCATAGCCCTTACATATTGAGCGTCATTAACATTCTTCTGTTTACCCATCAAGTAAAGGGCAAAGACGATCAATTATGGTTAGAACCGGATCAGTGCCGTGTCTATGCGTTAACCAGTGATGGCCATTGTCACTCAGTGCTGGATACTGAAACAAAGTTGATTGATCAGAATGTACTTGATTCCGTTTCCCTGGAATTGGCAAACCACTTTAACCGACTATATCAAATGTTTCTGGAGACGTAG
- a CDS encoding SCP2 sterol-binding domain-containing protein: MTTATDLFAHMAETFDAGKAGNLDATVQFDLSGEGGGQWHVNVANGACSVAEGTTASPTATIRMNAPDYVKMVKGELNPVTAFMMGQIKVEGDLNTVMKFQTLFG, translated from the coding sequence ATGACCACTGCTACAGATTTGTTTGCTCATATGGCGGAAACATTTGACGCGGGAAAGGCCGGCAACCTGGATGCCACCGTGCAGTTTGACCTCAGCGGCGAGGGCGGCGGCCAATGGCACGTGAATGTGGCTAACGGAGCGTGCTCCGTGGCCGAAGGCACAACCGCCTCCCCGACTGCCACCATCCGCATGAATGCCCCGGACTACGTGAAGATGGTCAAAGGGGAGCTGAATCCGGTGACGGCGTTCATGATGGGTCAGATCAAGGTCGAAGGCGATCTGAACACGGTGATGAAGTTCCAGACCTTATTTGGCTGA
- the lexA gene encoding transcriptional repressor LexA — MTEQTRLANLDTERLFVYTGTNERIRLSVRALVTVSIWRHFMGDTEKLSKRQQAILEYIGQYAQRHNRPPTIREIGEAVDISSTSVVTYNLNKLVEKDLVSREREVSRGLSLTNKAREKFNMARESVQSALMRIPIKGQIVAGEPINVGNDTFETFDEEDVVEVASSMLPKQQKDLFALRVSGESMIDAMVNDGDIVVMKQQQTAHNGDMVAVWLNSSDTTTLKYFFREDGRVRLQPANPQMKPIFVDADDVTVQGKVVMVLRQTP; from the coding sequence ATGACCGAGCAGACAAGATTGGCGAACCTTGACACAGAACGCCTGTTCGTGTATACTGGAACAAATGAGCGGATTAGGCTCAGTGTGCGCGCTTTAGTCACGGTGAGCATCTGGAGGCACTTCATGGGCGACACAGAAAAGTTGTCTAAGCGGCAACAAGCAATTCTCGAATATATCGGCCAATATGCACAGCGGCATAATAGACCCCCAACAATTCGTGAGATTGGCGAAGCCGTTGACATCAGTTCCACTTCTGTGGTCACATACAATTTGAACAAGCTGGTGGAAAAAGACCTGGTTTCCCGCGAGCGGGAAGTCTCCCGCGGCCTGAGTCTCACGAATAAGGCGCGCGAGAAGTTCAACATGGCGCGGGAGTCGGTCCAGAGTGCGCTGATGCGGATTCCGATCAAGGGGCAGATTGTGGCCGGCGAGCCGATCAACGTTGGCAACGACACTTTTGAGACATTCGACGAGGAAGATGTCGTGGAGGTTGCCAGCAGCATGTTGCCCAAACAGCAAAAGGATCTGTTTGCATTGCGTGTCAGTGGAGAATCCATGATCGACGCCATGGTTAATGATGGCGACATTGTGGTTATGAAGCAGCAGCAAACGGCGCACAATGGCGACATGGTAGCTGTCTGGCTCAACTCCAGCGATACCACGACGCTCAAATATTTCTTCCGTGAAGATGGGCGTGTGCGCTTACAGCCCGCCAATCCACAAATGAAGCCGATTTTCGTCGATGCGGATGACGTGACCGTGCAGGGCAAGGTCGTCATGGTGCTGCGGCAAACGCCATAG
- the rplT gene encoding 50S ribosomal protein L20 produces the protein MRVKGGVVTRRRHKKILNMTKGQWGTRSTLFRRANEAMMKSQWYAYRDRRQRRRDFRQLWIARINAGARANGLSYSRFIYGLKQANVQLDRKVLADIAVRDETAFAALVETARQAMS, from the coding sequence ATGCGAGTAAAAGGTGGCGTCGTAACCCGACGTCGTCATAAGAAAATCTTGAACATGACCAAGGGCCAGTGGGGCACGCGCAGTACGCTGTTCCGCCGCGCTAACGAGGCCATGATGAAGTCTCAATGGTACGCCTATCGTGACCGCCGCCAGCGGCGCCGCGATTTCCGCCAGTTGTGGATTGCCCGCATCAACGCGGGCGCACGCGCCAATGGACTCAGCTATAGCCGCTTCATTTATGGCTTGAAGCAGGCCAACGTGCAGTTGGACCGCAAAGTTTTGGCCGATATTGCCGTGCGAGACGAAACTGCATTTGCCGCCCTGGTGGAAACCGCCAGGCAGGCGATGTCATAA
- the rpmI gene encoding 50S ribosomal protein L35 produces the protein MPKAKTKKYKLKTYKAAAKRFRVTSTGKIMRTKGGKSHLRRRKSKRVKAQLDQMLEVTHSGDRKRIMRMAPYLKKYKANPPA, from the coding sequence ATGCCTAAAGCAAAAACCAAGAAATACAAGCTGAAGACGTACAAGGCTGCCGCCAAGCGTTTTCGGGTGACAAGCACGGGCAAGATCATGCGCACCAAAGGCGGCAAAAGCCACTTGCGTCGGCGCAAATCCAAGCGTGTTAAGGCCCAACTGGACCAGATGCTGGAAGTCACCCACTCTGGAGATCGCAAGCGCATCATGCGTATGGCCCCCTACTTGAAGAAGTACAAGGCCAATCCGCCTGCCTGA
- a CDS encoding translation initiation factor IF-3, giving the protein MTRKRSRTTTRKDSGYRVNNRIRAREVRLIDQDGTNHGVVSLRDALDKARLAGLDLVEVAPQANPPVARILDYGKFSYEQTKKERQARKQQKQVEIKTIRFSIDTADFHRDIKVRNARKWLESDKKVKVSIRFYGREITRPQIGMDIMTAIAKELEDVATVEQEPNMEGRNMVMMLTPA; this is encoded by the coding sequence ATAACTAGGAAAAGATCACGTACAACGACGAGGAAGGATTCAGGATATCGGGTCAACAATCGTATTCGGGCGCGAGAAGTGCGCCTGATCGATCAGGACGGGACTAACCATGGTGTCGTTTCTTTGCGGGATGCGCTGGATAAAGCGCGTCTGGCTGGCCTGGACCTGGTAGAAGTTGCGCCACAGGCCAACCCTCCGGTCGCTCGTATCCTGGATTATGGCAAGTTCTCCTACGAACAGACCAAGAAGGAACGTCAGGCACGTAAACAACAGAAGCAGGTGGAGATCAAGACGATTCGCTTCAGCATTGATACGGCTGATTTTCACCGCGACATCAAGGTCCGCAATGCGCGCAAATGGCTGGAGAGCGACAAGAAAGTGAAGGTCTCCATCCGTTTTTATGGTCGTGAGATTACGCGCCCGCAGATCGGGATGGACATTATGACGGCCATCGCCAAAGAGCTGGAAGATGTGGCAACTGTGGAACAGGAGCCGAACATGGAAGGTCGTAATATGGTGATGATGCTGACGCCCGCCTGA
- a CDS encoding VOC family protein, whose translation MNLNPRYVHTNLIAEDWQALARFYQELFDCVPVPPERDFMGEKLSAGTGIPGARLRGVHLRLPGYGDDGPTLEIFNYNILREREQPAVNRPGFGHIAFSVTDVGVAREAVLQAGGRAVGEIVTLQLATGAQVTWCYVTDPEGNVIELQSWSG comes from the coding sequence ATGAACCTCAACCCACGATACGTCCATACGAACCTGATCGCCGAAGATTGGCAGGCGCTCGCGCGCTTCTATCAGGAACTCTTCGACTGCGTTCCCGTTCCGCCTGAGCGCGACTTCATGGGCGAAAAACTCTCCGCGGGCACGGGGATCCCCGGCGCGCGCCTGCGCGGCGTCCATTTGCGTCTGCCCGGATACGGCGACGACGGCCCCACGCTGGAGATATTCAACTACAACATTTTGCGCGAACGGGAGCAACCCGCCGTCAACCGGCCCGGCTTTGGGCACATTGCCTTTTCCGTGACGGATGTAGGCGTGGCGCGGGAAGCTGTCTTGCAGGCCGGCGGGCGGGCTGTCGGCGAGATCGTCACGCTGCAACTGGCGACGGGCGCACAAGTAACCTGGTGCTACGTCACCGACCCGGAAGGCAATGTCATTGAGCTGCAATCGTGGTCAGGCTAA
- a CDS encoding aminotransferase class V-fold PLP-dependent enzyme codes for MTNLKEKFLLDPNVVFLNHGSFGATPRPVFEAYHEWQRRLEWQPVQFLGTDLAQYLAEARAALAAYVKADPANLAYVPNATFGVNVVARSLPLGPGDAVLTTDHEYGACDNAWRFLSQERGFEYVVRSVEMPASTPTAIIDQLWQGVTPRTKVIFLSHITSPTALCLPVAEICARARAANILTVVDGAHALGQIPLDMATLGADFYTSNGHKWLCSPKGSAFLYAHPQVQHLLQPLVISWGWGPAKTFTFGSDFLDYLQWLGTDDVSAYLSVPAAIDFQAEHDWPTVRQVCHALVRQALDRINALTGLPPMYPHDAGFYHQMGIAALPHQADLPAFKNALLQRHRIEIPCIQWRDRQFIRISIQGYNGQSDVDALLHALKQELHL; via the coding sequence ATGACAAATCTGAAAGAGAAATTTCTCCTTGATCCCAATGTGGTTTTCCTTAATCATGGTTCCTTTGGAGCCACGCCGCGCCCTGTTTTTGAAGCGTATCACGAGTGGCAGCGGCGGCTGGAGTGGCAACCGGTACAGTTTCTGGGTACAGACCTGGCGCAATATCTGGCCGAGGCGCGTGCAGCGCTGGCAGCTTATGTTAAGGCTGACCCCGCTAACCTGGCCTACGTTCCTAATGCGACGTTTGGCGTGAATGTGGTGGCGCGCTCGCTGCCGCTGGGTCCGGGGGACGCGGTGCTGACGACGGATCATGAATATGGGGCGTGTGATAATGCGTGGCGTTTTCTGAGCCAGGAACGGGGGTTTGAGTATGTGGTGCGATCGGTGGAAATGCCGGCATCCACCCCCACCGCCATCATAGATCAACTATGGCAAGGCGTCACCCCCCGCACCAAAGTCATCTTCCTCAGCCACATCACCTCCCCCACCGCCCTCTGCCTCCCCGTCGCCGAAATTTGCGCTCGTGCCCGCGCCGCCAACATCCTCACCGTCGTGGATGGCGCGCACGCCCTGGGCCAGATTCCCCTGGACATGGCCACCCTCGGCGCGGACTTCTACACCAGCAATGGGCACAAGTGGCTCTGTAGCCCCAAAGGCTCCGCTTTCCTCTACGCCCACCCCCAGGTGCAACACCTGCTGCAACCGCTGGTCATTAGTTGGGGGTGGGGACCGGCCAAAACCTTCACCTTCGGCTCCGACTTTCTCGATTATCTGCAATGGTTGGGCACGGACGACGTTTCCGCCTACCTGAGCGTGCCCGCGGCCATCGACTTCCAGGCGGAACACGACTGGCCCACCGTGCGGCAAGTGTGCCACGCCCTCGTGCGCCAGGCGCTCGACCGCATCAACGCCCTCACCGGCCTGCCGCCCATGTACCCCCACGATGCCGGTTTCTATCATCAGATGGGCATTGCCGCCTTGCCGCACCAGGCCGACCTGCCTGCTTTTAAGAATGCGCTCCTGCAACGTCACCGTATCGAGATCCCCTGCATCCAGTGGCGCGACCGGCAGTTCATCCGCATTTCCATTCAAGGCTACAACGGCCAATCGGATGTAGACGCCCTGTTGCACGCGCTCAAGCAAGAGTTGCATCTTTGA
- a CDS encoding ABC transporter ATP-binding protein — MNEIVVRVRELSKQFGDNRALDAVSFEMKQGEVVGYVGPNGSGKTTTMRILLGLLPPDGGSIEIFGHDVQREFAHIGPRLGAVLDAHCLHPQLTVRETLMFYAELYGLNRSQRQENIAWLAGQMGLEQVMPARTKTLSKGMRQRLAFARSLVHRPDLLFLDEPFDGIDTETQRHLREMVRDLAREQGVTIFLTSHDLHEVEQLADRVNILKQGHIVACDTTENLKRSLHRNRIDIHFHAQMDVTYLQSVLAGTGFHGTINLQEGGYAATIELQNGDPADVVLEKLIADGIRLRAFAPVKTSLEDAYFDVIDGPPAAS; from the coding sequence ATGAATGAAATCGTGGTGCGGGTTAGGGAACTGAGCAAACAATTCGGCGACAACCGCGCCCTGGATGCCGTTAGCTTTGAAATGAAACAAGGGGAAGTCGTCGGCTACGTAGGCCCGAATGGCTCCGGCAAGACAACCACGATGCGGATTCTACTGGGGTTGTTACCGCCTGATGGGGGCAGTATCGAGATTTTTGGGCACGATGTCCAGCGTGAGTTTGCTCATATTGGCCCCCGCCTGGGAGCGGTCTTGGATGCTCATTGTCTCCATCCACAACTGACCGTCCGAGAAACGTTAATGTTCTACGCTGAACTGTACGGCCTCAATCGTAGCCAACGGCAGGAAAATATAGCCTGGCTTGCCGGGCAGATGGGGCTGGAGCAAGTTATGCCGGCACGTACCAAAACCCTCTCCAAAGGTATGCGGCAGCGGCTGGCCTTTGCCAGATCCCTGGTGCATCGGCCAGATTTATTGTTTTTGGACGAACCATTTGATGGGATTGACACGGAAACGCAACGCCATTTGCGTGAAATGGTTAGAGATTTGGCGCGGGAACAAGGTGTAACTATTTTTCTAACATCGCATGACTTGCACGAGGTTGAGCAATTGGCCGACCGCGTCAACATATTAAAGCAAGGGCATATTGTCGCTTGCGACACCACGGAGAATCTGAAGCGTTCGCTGCATCGCAACAGAATAGATATTCATTTTCACGCGCAAATGGATGTGACCTACCTGCAAAGCGTGCTGGCTGGCACAGGTTTCCACGGCACAATAAACCTGCAAGAGGGAGGGTATGCGGCTACGATTGAGCTGCAAAACGGCGACCCTGCCGACGTTGTCCTGGAGAAACTAATCGCCGATGGCATTCGGTTGCGCGCGTTTGCACCCGTAAAAACATCGCTAGAAGACGCTTATTTTGACGTTATCGATGGACCACCGGCAGCCTCATAA
- a CDS encoding 4Fe-4S cluster-binding domain-containing protein produces MNYFRLFSDVFLENGSVNSALYDLTGARLLPISPLESHILRQCERNIPVDQLQGAKSVQVVAFLEKLARNQLGQYYKIPVRIERYLPSLNIRINGLVEPPFFINAAYIQLTSECNLSCTDCGQDGLPIWQGCNTCERWPGIDRNVNWTQNQLDLVLDELLHFNIANVFFVGGNPLRQPDLLLHAVGRLRQKTPPVNAIIITNGAGATPPFLDEIATTGAKFYFVMLGNSPEEYGRVSGMEQGFADFVNGVTGCQQRGIPFAVSIVVRPETSSRLAERKKWAQQLGASHVFFAERITRSGDGAVLPLKVLAATGPARVKGVNAQQFYARREFNACLNHNIALAADRSVRPCPMIQGKDWGHLETASLRDIFMSRQHEAYWQLTKDAISDCRHCEFRYACIDCVAVDLQVDNHPTLRRSVCDYDPLAGEWRTA; encoded by the coding sequence ATGAATTACTTCCGTCTATTTAGCGATGTCTTTCTTGAAAATGGTTCTGTGAACAGCGCCCTCTATGACCTGACGGGTGCTCGCTTATTGCCTATCTCGCCTCTGGAATCGCACATTTTGCGTCAATGTGAGCGGAACATTCCCGTCGATCAACTGCAAGGGGCAAAATCCGTCCAGGTTGTGGCGTTTTTGGAAAAATTGGCGCGAAATCAACTTGGTCAATACTATAAGATACCGGTGCGGATCGAACGGTATCTGCCATCTCTAAATATACGCATTAACGGATTGGTAGAACCTCCGTTTTTTATCAACGCCGCCTACATTCAGCTTACATCAGAATGCAATCTTTCTTGTACGGATTGCGGACAGGACGGGTTACCGATATGGCAAGGATGTAACACGTGCGAACGCTGGCCCGGCATAGATCGAAACGTCAATTGGACGCAAAACCAGTTGGATCTCGTATTAGATGAACTGTTGCATTTCAATATCGCGAACGTGTTTTTCGTCGGCGGTAATCCTCTGCGACAACCTGATCTGCTGTTACATGCGGTTGGCCGCCTGCGACAAAAAACGCCGCCGGTCAATGCGATTATCATAACCAATGGTGCGGGTGCGACCCCCCCGTTTTTAGATGAAATAGCGACCACAGGAGCCAAATTCTATTTCGTTATGTTAGGTAACAGCCCGGAGGAATACGGGCGAGTCAGCGGTATGGAACAGGGCTTTGCTGATTTTGTGAATGGGGTGACAGGTTGCCAACAACGGGGAATTCCCTTTGCCGTGAGTATCGTTGTGCGGCCAGAAACCTCAAGCAGGCTGGCAGAGCGAAAGAAGTGGGCGCAGCAATTGGGGGCCAGCCATGTCTTTTTTGCCGAGCGCATTACGCGATCAGGTGATGGAGCCGTTCTTCCGCTCAAAGTTTTGGCGGCAACGGGTCCTGCCCGCGTGAAGGGCGTCAACGCACAGCAATTTTACGCGCGTCGAGAGTTTAATGCTTGCCTGAACCACAATATTGCCCTTGCAGCAGACAGATCGGTCCGCCCTTGCCCAATGATCCAGGGAAAAGATTGGGGACACTTGGAGACTGCATCATTACGAGATATTTTTATGAGCCGGCAGCATGAAGCGTATTGGCAGTTGACAAAAGATGCCATTTCTGACTGTCGTCACTGCGAGTTCCGTTACGCTTGCATAGATTGCGTGGCAGTTGACCTGCAAGTGGATAACCACCCAACCTTGCGTCGATCCGTGTGCGATTATGATCCTCTTGCCGGGGAGTGGCGCACAGCCTGA